One Oreochromis niloticus isolate F11D_XX linkage group LG16, O_niloticus_UMD_NMBU, whole genome shotgun sequence genomic window carries:
- the b3galt1b gene encoding beta-1,3-galactosyltransferase 1 produces MPSKVSCLYLLTVVCWASALWYLSITRPTSTYVGHMSVPIRKTVKPHKNITFNNIRTRPLNPHAFEFVINEPKKCESVTPFLVILISTTHKEFDARQAIRETWGDESTFGDVRILTIFLLGRNTDPVLNQMVEQESQIFHDIVVEDFIDSYHNLTLKTMMGMRWVATFCPKAQYVMKTDSDIFVNMDNLIYKLLKPNTKPRRRYFTGYVINGGPIRDMRSKWYMPRDLYPESKYPPFCSGTGYVFSADVAELIYKTSLHTRLLHLEDVYVGLCLRKLGIHPYQNSGFNHWKMAYSLCRYRRVITVHQISPEEMHRIWNDMSSKKHLRC; encoded by the coding sequence ATGCCTTCCAAAGTGTCATGTTTATACCTGTTGACAGTGGTCTGCTGGGCGAGCGCTCTGTGGTACTTGAGTATAACTCGCCCGACGTCCACGTACGTTGGCCACATGTCAGTGCCTATACGGAAGACTGTGAAACCTCATAAAAACATCACCTTCAACAACATCCGCACCCGCCCCCTTAACCCACACGCCTTTGAGTTTGTCATCAACGAGCCCAAGAAGTGCGAAAGCGTCACGCCCTTTCTGGTCATTCTCATCAGCACCACCCACAAAGAGTTCGATGCGAGGCAGGCCATCAGGGAGACCTGGGGCGATGAGTCGACCTTCGGCGACGTCCGCATCCTCACGATCTTTCTGCTGGGCAGGAACACGGACCCTGTGCTGAACCAGAtggtggaacaggagagtcAGATCTTCCATGACATCGTGGTGGAGGACTTTATCGATTCCTACCACAATCTAACCCTCAAGACCATGATGGGAATGCGCTGGGTGGCGACTTTCTGCCCCAAAGCACAGTATGTCATGAAGACAGACAGTGACATCTTTGTCAACATGGACAATCTAATCTACAAGCTCCTGAAACCCAACACCAAACCAAGGAGGAGATATTTCACTGGCTATGTAATAAACGGTGGTCCCATTAGAGATATGCGCAGCAAGTGGTACATGCCCAGAGACTTGTATCCTGAAAGCAAATACCCACCTTTCTGCTCGGGCACTGGCTACGTGTTCTCAGCAGATGTAGCTGAGCTAATCTACAAGACTTCATTACACACAAGACTGTTGCACCTGGAGGATGTCTATGTGGGACTGTGTTTGCGAAAGCTGGGCATACATCCTTATCAGAACAGTGGTTTTAATCACTGGAAAATGGCTTACAGTCTCTGCAGATACAGACGGGTTATCACCGTCCACCAGATCTCCCCGGAGGAGATGCACCGTATTTGGAATGACATGTCCAGCAAGAAACACTTGAGATGTTAG